In a single window of the Luteibacter rhizovicinus DSM 16549 genome:
- a CDS encoding anti-sigma factor family protein, translating into MNTTPPSEHDIHAYVDGHLDGVRRGEVERYLSRHAEHAEEVHAWRQDAQQLRTLLAGDLGTAPSLEAALDPVVIRNRRHHRRVSRVAMAAGLVLCLALGGIGGWAARGMGTGAIAPMADAMQAYQLLAVDHGVGMDITTGNEGDLRAWLAGRVGATVHLPDLADAGFRPMGGRLFATDQGPAAMVLYDDGNGHTVSFYVRPPGAARRLLPRGEREDNGLLANYWSDGWHNYAVVALADAAGRAAAQRVVTRAI; encoded by the coding sequence ATGAACACCACGCCTCCCAGCGAACACGACATCCACGCCTACGTCGACGGCCACCTCGACGGTGTACGTCGTGGCGAAGTGGAGCGTTACCTCAGCCGCCACGCCGAGCACGCCGAGGAAGTGCACGCATGGCGCCAGGATGCCCAGCAACTGCGCACCCTGCTGGCTGGGGATCTCGGTACGGCGCCCTCCCTCGAGGCTGCCCTGGACCCGGTCGTCATCCGCAACCGGCGGCACCATCGTCGCGTAAGCCGGGTGGCGATGGCCGCTGGCCTGGTCCTGTGCCTGGCGCTGGGCGGTATCGGTGGCTGGGCCGCACGCGGCATGGGCACCGGCGCCATCGCGCCGATGGCGGACGCCATGCAGGCCTACCAGCTCCTCGCCGTGGATCACGGCGTGGGCATGGACATCACCACCGGCAATGAAGGCGATCTGCGTGCCTGGCTGGCCGGACGCGTCGGTGCCACCGTGCACCTGCCCGATCTCGCCGACGCCGGCTTCCGTCCCATGGGCGGCCGGCTCTTCGCCACCGACCAGGGGCCGGCGGCGATGGTCCTCTACGACGACGGCAACGGCCATACGGTGAGTTTCTACGTGCGGCCGCCGGGAGCGGCCCGGCGCCTGCTACCCCGCGGCGAGCGCGAGGACAACGGCCTGCTGGCGAATTACTGGTCCGACGGCTGGCATAACTACGCCGTTGTCGCGCTGGCCGACGCGGCCGGCCGGGCCGCCGCACAGCGCGTCGTCACAAGAGCCATCTAG
- a CDS encoding RNA polymerase sigma factor yields the protein MPDPRIDEALRPMLPRLRRFALWLARDPFAADDLVQSTVERALSKWASRREDESLRAWLFAILYRLFLDGKRRATRYARFLGSLHEDEPTWPSAERVAIANSTLAAFASLPVEQRSLLLWITVEGMSYQEVADILEIPIGTVMSRLSRARRALRLLGEGGSTEAPPLRLLK from the coding sequence ATGCCCGATCCGCGAATCGATGAAGCCCTCAGACCGATGCTGCCGCGTTTGCGGCGCTTCGCGCTGTGGCTTGCTCGTGACCCCTTCGCGGCGGACGATCTGGTTCAGTCGACGGTCGAGCGCGCCCTCTCGAAATGGGCGTCTCGCCGTGAAGACGAGAGTCTGCGCGCCTGGCTGTTTGCGATCTTGTACCGCCTGTTCCTGGATGGAAAGCGCCGCGCCACCCGTTATGCCCGGTTCCTCGGCAGCTTGCACGAGGACGAGCCGACCTGGCCCTCGGCCGAACGCGTCGCCATCGCCAACTCCACGCTGGCCGCCTTCGCCAGCCTGCCGGTGGAACAGCGCAGCCTGTTGCTCTGGATCACGGTCGAGGGCATGAGCTACCAGGAAGTGGCCGACATTCTCGAGATCCCCATCGGCACCGTCATGTCCCGTCTCTCCCGCGCCCGCCGCGCCCTGCGCCTGCTCGGCGAGGGCGGCAGTACCGAAGCCCCTCCCCTGCGACTGCTGAAATGA